The genome window AATGTAtatcaagaaccatgttgaaacaTTGGCTTATACATGTTCTATCTCTCCAAGAAGGTCTGCATTAGTTATGCCTTGTACATCTTCTCAGGATGTAAATTAGTGCTATGGAACTCTTTGTTGTACTTTCTATTCCTGTCTAATCTTTCTTTTCCTCCGTTATGAATTGCAGCTTCTCGAGATTGCACAAGTTCCTGATGCTCATGTGAGTTACAACTTACAACATGAGATTCAGTGCCATCTTAAGTGCACTGCAAAACAAAGTTGTTCTTGTTTTATGTGCCAGAAAATGCATTTCTTCCTGAAATTTCATTAGATGTGATGTAGCTAGATAACTGATTTACCCATTATGTGGCTTTTCCCATATTGTTAGGTGAGTGAATTCAAGTCAATTGAAAAATTCAAAATCTTCAATACAAACAACCTGTAAGTACTTGTCTatgtctgacattatgaattacgAGTCCTGTTTCTTTGTTCTAAACATTCATGATTACAGATGGGTGAACTTGAAGGCCATTAAACGGCTTGTTGAAGCTAATGCACTTAAAATGGAGATTATTCCAAACCCCAAGGTAACGACCTGAAGAAACTATTTGTTTTCACTGCCTCTTTGTTTTGGTGCTTTTCTTGTCTATCTCACAGCACAAAATTAAGTTGAGCTAGCAATGTCATGTAGGAAGTAGATGGCGtgaaagttcttcaattggaaactgCAGCTGGTGCAGCAATTCGAGTAATTATTAGACTGATTATATACTTTTTAGTATTTTGTCTTGTAGTTAACAATTCTTTACATCTTGCAAAAAGAAAACAATTCGTTGCATCATAAACATCTCAAATTTTGCTTGAAACAGTTTTTTGACCATGCTATTGGCATCAATGTTCCtcggtctaggtttcttccagtgaaGGCAACCTCAGATTTGCTGCTAGTACAGGTTCAAGTCAAACCATCTGACCTTTGAAGAACACATGGGTATTAagagtttttgttttgttttcactACAATACTTAatgtttcctttttcttgcaGTCTGATCTATATACTCTGGTTGATGGCTTTGTTATTCGAAATAAAGCCAGAACAAATCTCGCAAATCCTTCAATTGAACTCGGGCCTGAATTTAAGAAGGTGAgttcatgaatcaaaatgattttaTTCAGCTATTTGAATCCAAAGATTTAACAATTATTCCCCTACTTGTAGGTTGCCAGCTTCCTTGGTCATTTCAAATCAATACCCAGCATTGTGGAGCTTGATAGCTTAAAGGTTTCTGGTGATGTTTGGTTTGGTGCAGGAATAGTACTGAAGGTATTCATTCTGTTTTAGCTTGTTTATCAGCTTTTTGTTACTTGATATGTTgggttctctctctttttctgttAATAAGCTATAGGGTATGTAATTTATTTTTGCTATGTCAAGCAATTATTGTTAGGATAGGTATTGACAGTAAGCTACATTATACATTTATATTATGAAGTAAACCAGATATACACCTTCAAGGCTGCAACTACAAATGGCATTGATCACATAACTTGCATTATCGATCTCCTAATGATATGAGCAATCTTCTTAAGTGAATCATTTGACAAGATTCATTTTTATCACTCTTATTTTACCATTGAATATCTCTATATCACCGGCAACAGAGATGTCCTAAACAAATACTGCAGAAGTTGTGGAAAACAATTAGGGAAAATTATAGTTTTCCAATAATTGGCCATATGGAGGGGCATTTTGGTCATTTGGCTATGTGAGTTTGTGACAAATGTTGTCATCGATCAAAATGAAACCAATTTCAGCAATATCTTAGAGCGCAACTCCTGCATTCTATTGTGGAActtcttttttgcttctttttctgcAAGTAAATGCTGAACTTTTTCCATCCTCCTCAAGTTCTCATGCTATCATCTCCTGATCTGATATCAAGTACTGCACTTGCAATTATCAAACTTTTTGTCTTTCTCCATTGTCCACACCTAATCAATATCCTTTTTTTATGTTGGTGAAGGGCAATGTGAGTATCACCGCAAAATCTGGAGTAAAGCTGGAGATTCCTGACGGAACTGTTCTTGAGAATAAGGTAAATCAAAACATACTTGGTTGGACTTTATTATTCCATTTTAGTGCTTAGTGACAATGTTCTTTGTTGCTTGTTTAGGTGATCAACGGCCCTGAAGATATCTGAGCATATTCATGAAGTTTTGATGGTTCAATTTGCAGGAGTCCACGAGAGGTTTTGACCCTCAAATTTTGAGCACTTCATTGTTCTGTTTATGTGTCACACTATTAACTTAAAAGAACAATGTCTCTTGCACTAATAATGTTTTTTCTCCCCAAGAAATGAAACATTGAGTAAGGTTTCATCCATTTTTACCCCTGGCTTgtcattttcttttgctttttcaaTGTAAATCACAATCTAGCCAATAACTACATTCATGATGGTAGAGGAAACATGATTGTAGCAGATAAACGAAGGAACTGATCTCTATTTTTTGATGGTGCTGGTGTTGCCTTGGTGTTTGATATGAATCTTTTCTTTCTCTTAGTTTTGGTTAGTTTAGATGGTAAAAACTCATATTTGATATGAGTAATTGTGGACATCAATCGTTTTGGTTTGCAACTACATTTATCGTTCAGGTATTTCCAGTTACAGGTAACCATTCTGACGTTCATAGAATCTGCAAATcacaaaaacaataataataataataataataataataataataataaattctaCCAGTTGGTGGTAATCATTACAACAGACAAAGGAGAATTTGATGAAAGGGATGAGGTAAGGGAAAAGAGGGGCTTTGGGTTTCAGCATTAGAAGAAACCATGACCATGACCAATCCGACAGATTTGTCATTTAGACACTACGTTGCCCTTAACAACAAgagaaagagaatttaaatttgagGTTATTTAAGACATTCCAAGGAATTAAACTTGACCAAAGAAGCATCATGATAGTATTTAGAGATTCGAAATCTTCAAAAGCATGACAAACACACCATTGATTAagatatattttcttaatttttcttaataacctaataaataaataaataaatttaaccaACTGGGGTATCATAATGACAGGTCCAAAGCATTCCCCCCACTGGGAACATTACATTGGCAAATCTAAAAGATTAGGAGCAAGCAACCTTGTCAATCCACATCATCATACAATAATAGATGGACTAGAATCATCTTGTACCTCTCCTGTCCTCTTCGGTAATGAATCAAACATCTGGTGACCGATTGTCATTTGCTGCAAGAGAAAAACTGTGCCAGACAAATAAATTTTCCAGCTGCTTTACATCTATCTACCTCCATACAAAGCCGGCAATCCAACACAAATACAACAATGGAGATCTCTGCTGAATCATCCTCAACTGCAACAGTGACCAACACAAGACCATCAAATGAGTGAGTGAGCCAAAGTGGCTTTCCCTTTTCCTGAAACCTGAAATATCACCATGCTTCATGCACAACAAGATTCCAAGTCTATCATTACCTGCATTCTTCCCATGAAATACATGAGAGAATGTTCAAATCACATCACCTGTGCATTTTTGAATTCaaccttcttctcttccttttctgagaATTCAATCTTCAAATACAACCCATTATCCTGCAATTCAGAAAGATCTATGGTTTAGTTTTATGTCAACAGGAAACCATCCATTTGATGGACTTCAAGTTCCTAAAAAACAAATTAGTAATTATATAACAGCTTATCAAATCTAACACCTCTTATTTAGATCAAACAACaaagaaaatgataaaacaaCATAACAATAAGAAAAATAAGGATGAACCATCGAAGAACCTGATCATCTTCAATTATAGGCTGCTACTACATTTGGTTGCTTCTATAATCAAATCCAAATTGGtcgaaaaggaaaaaagatatatatcagaAACATAGAATAGGAACCAATTCTCTGATCCTGGTAGTCACATAGTTTCCTTATGATTCCATAGTTACTACACATTAGTCTACTTGGCATCCGAGTGCTTATCATTCTACACATAAACTAAAAGCATCAAAAGAAGACTTCACATGAAAAACTAGTGTATGTACACAACAAGAACCATTTTCACCCCTTCCCTTCCATGTCCTCCACCATCATCTCTCACTCGGGCATCGGGATGCCGCCACTCTCATGACAGTCTTCAGCAATCCTGTCGGAACACACATCCCCGCCCTCCTCGTTCTCTGAAGCCTCCTCATTAGTGCTCCTGTTTTCATTCCTGACGTCCCTATTGTTACCATCGCCGCTATCCTTATGGTGTTCCTCCCCCAGGTGGCACCTAGTCTCCAGCAATTGCAGCCTCCTCCTGAGGTCTCCCATCTCCCTCTCCATCAGGAAAAGCCTCTCCTTTAGCATAAAGTTCTCTTCCTCCAGCCTCGCAATGTGAGTGTCCTGGTTATCCACCCTGTTCTCCAGCAAACAGGCAGTGGCGCCCGACCCGTGTTCCTCCCCGGGGTACACCATCTCGAACCGGCTCACATCATGGTCCAGACGCCGCTCGACTTCTTGGTGCTGCTGATCCAGGTACTGGTCAACATCGCTGTCGCTCGACACTTCGTCgagctcgtcctcctcctccccgcCTCCCGCCCGGATCTCGTAGCCGTTGGGCGAGCGGAGCCGGATCAGGCCCTTCATCGAACCGTACCCGTCGACGCCCCACTCCTCCTTGGCCATGTCGACGAGGCCCTCACGGGTCGGAGAGAAGCTGGGCGTCGGGAGGATCGTCGGCGTAACTGGGCACGGCGACACCAACGACGCGATCCCGCCGGCCTTCTTGGCGCGCATGATGAAGGAGGTCGTGTTCCGGGGAGCGAAAGGGGCAAAGCGCACGAACTTCTTCTTGGGATAGAACCTTCGGGCCTTGGCGCGGTTCTGGAACTGGTGCTCGCCGAGGCCGAGGGGGTTGTAGCCGGAGACGCCGCCGCCAGCCGGGCCGACGACTCCCCCGTCAGCCTTCTTCCGCTTGTCGGCGACCTTCTTCCCCTTCCAGTTCATCCGGCTCGGTTTACCACCCCCAGCGCCGGCAGCGAACGGCGGCGGACGGGGCAGGGGCGGGAAGCCCATCGGATCATCCGCCGGAGGCGGCCAGATTCCGAAGCCCCGGTTCATCATCTGGGACGGATCATTCATCGGTTCCTCCGCCAGAAATCAACAAGAAACACCAGAATCCGTCGCCAGGGCGAGCCTGATCCCGACGAAATCGAATCAAATTCCACAAGAATACGGATCGCcaccaaaccctaaccctaatccgCGAGCTTATGGATCCCAACCCTAACGCCAGATGGCGAAGCGGATCGGATTCGTTCTCCGGTTCTGTTTTGGTTTAATTTGTATTGGGGTACGTCTCGGAGCCTATTTATATCAAAGAGTGCAGGTGTGTTGGAACTCCGGAACATCTCGGTGATCTCGCAAATGGGGATCGTACGGCTGTGGTTCGTGTCGGGGGAGACGTACGTGCGGTCAGGATCGCCGTTCGAAAATAATTTGCAGTAATTATTCTCCCCGTGCTGTCTCACGCAACACAAGACGATTATTCCTCGCCACCCACCTACGTACCTCGTGGATGGTGGCGGACCCCACACGGGACAGCGGCTCTTATCGCTTCCCTCCTCCTGGTCGAAGGCTGGGTACCGCAGGTGCACGTATTCTAACCCCGTTCACTAAATATATCTATCAtttaaatctttaaaaaaattattcttattttttttctacTATTATGGATAGTTAAAATTTATAATGGCATTTAAATGTATTATATAtgcattttaatataatatatatatatttttattaaatcatattAAATCGACGGTCGGACAGCATAAGGAAAATATGTCATAGTGTGCATGTACGTATTAGCATATACATGTACTATACTCAATATGTCTTTAGTCATACTAAAATTAGGTCAATATATAACCATCGGTATATAAATACACTAAATCTAAATGTTTTGGTCCATCTTGCAAAGGTTAAATGGAGTCAAAGAGAGATTaaaattttgtttttaatatgGATATAGGCAAAAACATTGGAATCACATAAATCTTGCATTTACTATttaatgatttatgtttaattattcttttaatttcgattttttctcccGACAAAGTTGTATCAATGAACAAATTACTTTAAATTTACTTGTTATCAAATGAtctaatgcttaaaaaaaaagaatgattaaAGACTCTGTAAATTAAGATTTTGGGTCAAATGGTGTTACTGATATATTTATGGACCACTGAAGAAAAAATGTTGATGTGGACTTTTTATTGCATTTACTCTATCTTCAGTTTCTGCTCACCTGAGTCTTATGTTTTCTTCTAATTCACAAGACAACCAGAAAAGTCTGTGTTTCACATTCAAtttcaagatcaaagaacaatttGAGCTCTGGAAGCCACATTGGAACATGAGATTTTGGATTACATGCAACAAAAGGTACAGAAAATGAAACTTCAAAGTGTTACTTATATTAACAATTGGATACAAGGTTTGAATTTGAGAGGTGGTGACACTTATGATTCATTTTCACAAGTAAACCTTTATGAAAGGGAAATAGAATCTGCACAGTCATACTATGTTGGGAGTAGCTTCCAGCATGCGGTCACAGGTTGGTAGCACACACACCAGCCTTAAGTTTCAACATCAACAGTGGCATTGATGGTTGGCTTCTGCATTTCTCCTTGCTTGGATCGGCTCCTGACATCTTCTTCCTTGCCGCTAGCAAACGAGAAGAACTTCTGAAGGCTGAATCCTGATCGAGGCGTTTGGCCGCTGGAAGAGTCATGTTTGTCCACTGGAGCATGCTTGATATACTGGCGTAACACGAAAATCAAGTATATGAGGAGAGCCAAGAAGCATGACGTTCCACATATGAGAAACAATCCCCAGAAGCTGCTAAGATGAAGCCTTTGAGAGTCAATTTCATCAGTTTCAGATATGCAAGCAGCCCTTGTTAACCATTTGTCATGGATCCTCTGGAGATCTCCATTCTCGGATAAGGTAAGTATCGCAGTTGACATGTCAACAGCTAATGGAGAGTCCCTTGGGAACACCTAAATTGGAAATGAAAGGCTTGTGAAGAAACAAAGGGGGAATAGCTAAAGTAACATTTATGAACAAGAGGACTAGTTATCATAATTTTTCAGATATGATATGGTGAAACTAAGTGGAGCAGCAAGAGGTAATAAAAGTAATTTTTTAGGCTGACGAAATGACAAATTTCAGGTTACTGCAGCTTAACTCAGTGGTTAACTCAATTCCACTAAGCGCAGTGGCATCAGGGATCAATTGACCAAACTTTTATAGTTGACTTTGAACATCTATGATAGCACCTCTAGAACTATCAAAACTTGAATACAATGGAATAATAACTTTCCTATCTAAGATAGTGCCTGAAGTTGGATGCATTATCATCAAAACAAAAAAATAGGGTTAACTTTTGAAAATGGAAGTAATGGACATTaaaaatgatgataaaattttattCCAAAAAAGGCCTATTTCATGCTAACTTAACTAAAACTTGAACATAAGCTAAGACTGTCTACAAGTTCTCCAACAGCCAACAAACCCCCAAAATTTATCCTAAAATTTACCGTTACCTTAAACATTTCTTCAGTTACAACAGCAAGAATTCTAACTTCAATCATTTGACAAATCCTCTTCCACCATAGTTACACAATATTTTCCAAAATTTCTAAGTTTTAGCAAATATAAGGAAAAGTAAGGAAAACCACTTAGATGTTAGTTTGTAGCACACAAACTCCTGGGTTTGGGAATTCACCacctttcttatttgaattgcaCATACGCTGAGGATCTTTTGCATGTAACAGACCAATATCTAAAGGATATATAGCAAATATGAAGTATACTAAATTGTACAGGTAAAAGTAGATCTTTGCAAAGGTAATCTAAACAAAGAAAAGCTTCCAAAATTGTATTATCTCCATCTGGTTTCAGAAAATGTATTTTATACTGTCATTGGTGGTATCCCACATAACAAGAAAAAACTGTACTGAATCAGCGAACCAAATTACAAATAAACATTAGGGCTTCATATCACATACTCTTCATTCTTTGCATGTTCAAAATTCTAAAATACAATTTAGGCAATATTTGAAAGAATAACAAATCAAATATGAAAAGTTTAGAGCATATCTCTAGAACCTCCTTGTAACTTAAGTTTTTAGTATATAGAAGAAGCCAAACaaattttaaaacataaaattttattttttggaactgacaacatatttgatttgaaatttCATAAGGTCAATGAACTCTCAACTTATCAAAGCGAAAAACAAGTTTCGAGGGTTATACATACAGTCAAAGAGACATCAATAACGGAAGGTTATGCTCGAATATTTCACTGGTATACTTAGACATTAAACAATAAGATAGAGATTTGACCAAGCAGACCTGAACATCCTCTGCTTCCCAGAACCCTGTTGAGATTTTTAAAAAAGCAGTTCCCTTGTTTTTTCCAATCAATTAATTCTCTCACTTTCAGCTTGcataaaaaattcatattatGCAGCTGAAACATTCATGCTTGTCTTTCTTGTATCAAGGCTTTTATCCTAATTTTTCATGCGAAAATGATAAATTTAGATGCATGATACAAGTCATTCTCTTCTACATAGATGTAGATTTTATGTCTCTTAAGTCCAGTTTTCTCTTAGAAGCCTTAAATATCTTTTCACACTGCCTACCAAGATAATATTAAGCTGATAGAAATCATGCAATGTTGAGAAGGTAAGGAATGATTTTTCTTGCTCTCTATGGAATGAAGATgataaaagacagaataatatgtgACCATAAAAAAATTCAATAACTATCAAAGGTACTTACAAAGCCCCAGCCACTTTTGGTAAATTCTGAACCAACAATCGCAAAATTGCAATTTGTCGATAAGAAGAGCTCAACATAGGCACGCTCATCTACGATGGCAGCAACACCCCCATTGTCAGGCCCCAGTTCAAGAGCTTTTGCATACTCTTCTCGTGATCCAAGGGCTTTAAGCCTGGATCTTGGAATGCTGAGCTCCTCAACCATATAATTTTCAGCAAATGAACCTACTTGAAACCCTATATGTTCATCACTAGCTATCAAGCTGTCAATTCCTTTTATAGGAGATGAGAGTTGTTGCACTGTTAGGATTGATGTCAAGCTTGCAGTGTAGCTAGACTGGATAATCAGAACCACAAAAAGCCATATTATTAGCACTCCTCGTCCTAGAGTGCTCACGGTGTTTTCTCCTGAGGGAAAGGAATGCCAATTTCTATGAGTTAAGCTGCAAATATCATTCTTGAGTTGGAAGAAAGAAGGATAATACTCACTGTGTGCAAAAAACAAAGTTGAAAAGCTGAACCTGCAATAGACCAGTATCAAATTAGATAGGaaagtattaaaaaaaatgaagtaTATCAACAAAATAATCATCTTACGTGTGTCTCAAAATTAATTGCAAGTACAACGTGCAAAGAAATGACCATCTTTACTTGTATACACCACTCTATACCTTGTCGTGCCAACCTTTGATACATAATACAAAGCCAGCAATATCACATGAGATTCTGTGCAATTACCTAGACATTTTTTTATATAGTGATTGCAGAATTGTAGAATTCGCATCGATGTGCTTTGTGATGCTATATTGTTCAGCTCCCATATTCTAACAAGGAAAAGAAGGACAATAATGATTGATGAAACCAGTCAACACAAGAACTCACTTGCATTTAAAAATTAAATCAAACTGGTCATTTTCCACAAAAGTGTAGATTATCCTGTAAAAGTTCATTTGCTTATCAGGGTCCATTTGGACATATGTGTTTAGATTTCATTTATTCTATAGCTTACCAGAAGACTGTAGCTACTTGTTGTCGTGGTGGACCACGAAATTCGTCATTCATCCTGTGCTCAAGGATCCACACCACAGATCCTATTACCATAAAGAAGAAGCCTGTGACACACCACATCTCCAGAGTAAAAGGCTGCAAGAATGCCCAAGCACTCGATTTGTATTTTCTAATGGGGGCTAGAATAACAAGCCCAGACTCGATGTATGGCTGTGTAAAATCAACAATCTTTGTGCGATTAGTAACAATGGCGATGTCACCTACGGCAGCATCAAATACCTAAAAAGAGGGAAAATGATCAGAATTAGTGAAATAAACTTAGTCATTATAGGACATATCTTTCCATGGGACTTACCCCTGTCGCAACCATATTCACAAGTTCACCGTAACTAGGATTAGCATGACCATTGCCAAATGGTATCAGCTTAAAAGGAACAGCGTAGGGCAGTAAGTTGACAGCAGCAGTAAACACATCAATGCAGTAACCCTTGACAATGCCTGTATGTGGTGATTTTGAGACAAATTCCTGATAACTGACTCTGTTTGGGACAACAATCTTCAGCTCTTTACCATTGTTAGGGAAGACCCATCCTCGAGGCTTTGTTGTTGTTTCCCCAGGCCAGATGACACTGTAGAGCAGATCATTTGCAGGGGAAGCATTAGCCGGCTTCGAATATAGGGTTTCAGGAGGCACAATTGATAACCCAGAGTAGTTGGACCAATAACCAATAGTTCTTGACCCTGTTCCAATTACATTTATGATATCATATGCAGGATGAATGAGATTTCCATCGGAATCATACCGAAGCACTCCAGTTAGACCTGCAAAATTTGTGTTTTGGACCTTTTCCAGAAGAAGTTGTCCTCCATTAAAGACACTCATTGCCTCAAGGTGAAGAGTCCCTCCCTgtacatcatgcaattttgaatcaTTAGAGAATGAAATGATTCCGCGGTCATCAAAGAAGGCATCAATTGCTTTAGCCAACATCCACACAGTGTCATAAGCATATAAGCCATATGAGTGAAGCCGAAAGTTTCCATCATCCTCTTCTTTGGTCAAGTTGCTCCACCTAGAAACGAAGTTACTCTTCCTCTTTGAATCAGCTGTGTGCTGACGCAGTGTAAGAACCCCTTGCATTGTGTCCATTGTATCAGGGGCAAGGGGGGCTTTAGAATCCAGCAGAGAAGAAAGCCAGTCTGTTGCAATCCAAACATACCCATTCGTCATCATGTCAAGATAATGTGCCACAGAAAGAATCATGGGACCATAATCTTGATTCGAATGCAAGACGATAACACGAGACTCCATCAATGCAACCTTGACCAGTAAATCTGTGACATCACTCCTTGTGGCTACAGGCGACAGCCGAGCTTTGTAAGATAACATGCAGCGCCTCTCTGCAAGTTTATCGCCTAATGCAGCTACTCCATTCCTACCATTGTCATCATCAACGTAGATGGCAATCACCTGTCTCCACTGGTAATAGTCTACTATCTTAGCAATGGCAGCCATCTGAAACAGATCGCTTTGTGAGGTCCGAACAAAGTAAGGGTACTCGAGCGCAGTAAGAGTTGGATCTGTTGCTGAGAACGAGAGCAAAGGGACATGGAGCTCGTTGGCAAGATGGGAAATGACATGAGCAATGGTCGAACACTGTGGCCCAACTATCGCAACAGTATCAGTCTCCATAAATTGCAGAGCTGATACATGAAATTGGATGCACAACATTACGTGAAGCTAGCTAGTAAACCAAGATTCAGTAGCAAAAGGAAGATAGATGAGGTCTGTAACCTTCCATCATGCCGAAGAACCCGCTGCAGTTGGTATTCCTCATCGTGATATCCAACCTTGTGCCTCGAAGAACAGTTGGGTCGGAGTTGACATCCTGCTTTGCGGCATCAATGGCGACCTTTGCGACTCTTCCAATGGTCGAGTTGAACGTGAAAATAGCCCCAACGTGCACAACGGCAGGCCTCGGAGAGACGCTCTTTGTTGCACCGCTGGTGCTCGAGAAAAGGCAAAAGAAGAGAGGAAACAGAGCCAAAATCATGTCGATGCAACGACTGCTGCTTCTCAAAGCTGAAACACACCACAACTTCTCTGAGCAAGGAAGATAAGCAAAAACCACTCAACAGATTAAGCAATTCAATCATATATCAGAAAACTGCTTCGATAGAAGATATGGTGCTGAAGTACAACCCACTCGAGTATCTCAAGATAAAGGGCCAAAGATACAAATTTCACGATGCGGAAACAGATAAACCCACCATATTTGTGAGAAGATCGAAGACAAAACCAAATCTTCTTAATGGGAAAAGATATCGACATCATAAAACATCCAAAAAGGTCAGCTTTATAagacaaaactaaagaaaaaatgAAGCAAAACCAGCATAACTAAACCTCAAGAAGGGCGTTTCAGCTCAACTCAAACCAAACTCCTTTCCATGCAGCAAAAAGAAAGTCATTCAGGGACGGAATCCATCCTCGCAAGCCCAAGACAGACTATTCTTAGTGGAAAGAAAAGGTTGGACAGAAGCAGAGCAGCTGTGCTTACCGGTTTTGCTGTGAACTGTTACGGCTTTATGCTCCACAGAGTTTCCCGTCGGCTCGATTCTTCTGCGTGACAAAATGCGAGAACTTTATAGGAGGGAAAAGCGTGCTACTGTATTGTAATTGATATGGACAAGAGCAGAAGCTGCAGCACTGTGAACCGGGGCAGTCTCTTTGAGGCTCCATGGGCCCAACCTGAGGTCGAACACTTGGTAGGCGCCTTTCGAGGGAGTCACTGGTGAAGAGGTGCTGGCATGGGCTGCGGTCTTATATAAGAAGTGATCGGACGAAGGATGTCTCTTCAAAGGAAAAATATCAGAACAAGAAAGGGATCATATCCCCGGAGCACAACACCTCCTTTTGGGATGCCATATTTCGGTCTCTGCTTGTTCATACCTGTACTCCTCGGTGCTTCTCCTCGTGTATTCGACTTCG of Musa acuminata AAA Group cultivar baxijiao chromosome BXJ2-3, Cavendish_Baxijiao_AAA, whole genome shotgun sequence contains these proteins:
- the LOC135586735 gene encoding glutamate receptor 3.1-like isoform X1; amino-acid sequence: MEPQRDCPGSQRIEPTGNSVEHKAVTVHSKTALRSSSRCIDMILALFPLFFCLFSSTSGATKSVSPRPAVVHVGAIFTFNSTIGRVAKVAIDAAKQDVNSDPTVLRGTRLDITMRNTNCSGFFGMMEALQFMETDTVAIVGPQCSTIAHVISHLANELHVPLLSFSATDPTLTALEYPYFVRTSQSDLFQMAAIAKIVDYYQWRQVIAIYVDDDNGRNGVAALGDKLAERRCMLSYKARLSPVATRSDVTDLLVKVALMESRVIVLHSNQDYGPMILSVAHYLDMMTNGYVWIATDWLSSLLDSKAPLAPDTMDTMQGVLTLRQHTADSKRKSNFVSRWSNLTKEEDDGNFRLHSYGLYAYDTVWMLAKAIDAFFDDRGIISFSNDSKLHDVQGGTLHLEAMSVFNGGQLLLEKVQNTNFAGLTGVLRYDSDGNLIHPAYDIINVIGTGSRTIGYWSNYSGLSIVPPETLYSKPANASPANDLLYSVIWPGETTTKPRGWVFPNNGKELKIVVPNRVSYQEFVSKSPHTGIVKGYCIDVFTAAVNLLPYAVPFKLIPFGNGHANPSYGELVNMVATGVFDAAVGDIAIVTNRTKIVDFTQPYIESGLVILAPIRKYKSSAWAFLQPFTLEMWCVTGFFFMVIGSVVWILEHRMNDEFRGPPRQQVATVFWFSFSTLFFAHRENTVSTLGRGVLIIWLFVVLIIQSSYTASLTSILTVQQLSSPIKGIDSLIASDEHIGFQVGSFAENYMVEELSIPRSRLKALGSREEYAKALELGPDNGGVAAIVDERAYVELFLSTNCNFAIVGSEFTKSGWGFVFPRDSPLAVDMSTAILTLSENGDLQRIHDKWLTRAACISETDEIDSQRLHLSSFWGLFLICGTSCFLALLIYLIFVLRQYIKHAPVDKHDSSSGQTPRSGFSLQKFFSFASGKEEDVRSRSKQGEMQKPTINATVDVET
- the LOC135586735 gene encoding glutamate receptor 3.1-like isoform X2 yields the protein MILALFPLFFCLFSSTSGATKSVSPRPAVVHVGAIFTFNSTIGRVAKVAIDAAKQDVNSDPTVLRGTRLDITMRNTNCSGFFGMMEALQFMETDTVAIVGPQCSTIAHVISHLANELHVPLLSFSATDPTLTALEYPYFVRTSQSDLFQMAAIAKIVDYYQWRQVIAIYVDDDNGRNGVAALGDKLAERRCMLSYKARLSPVATRSDVTDLLVKVALMESRVIVLHSNQDYGPMILSVAHYLDMMTNGYVWIATDWLSSLLDSKAPLAPDTMDTMQGVLTLRQHTADSKRKSNFVSRWSNLTKEEDDGNFRLHSYGLYAYDTVWMLAKAIDAFFDDRGIISFSNDSKLHDVQGGTLHLEAMSVFNGGQLLLEKVQNTNFAGLTGVLRYDSDGNLIHPAYDIINVIGTGSRTIGYWSNYSGLSIVPPETLYSKPANASPANDLLYSVIWPGETTTKPRGWVFPNNGKELKIVVPNRVSYQEFVSKSPHTGIVKGYCIDVFTAAVNLLPYAVPFKLIPFGNGHANPSYGELVNMVATGVFDAAVGDIAIVTNRTKIVDFTQPYIESGLVILAPIRKYKSSAWAFLQPFTLEMWCVTGFFFMVIGSVVWILEHRMNDEFRGPPRQQVATVFWFSFSTLFFAHRENTVSTLGRGVLIIWLFVVLIIQSSYTASLTSILTVQQLSSPIKGIDSLIASDEHIGFQVGSFAENYMVEELSIPRSRLKALGSREEYAKALELGPDNGGVAAIVDERAYVELFLSTNCNFAIVGSEFTKSGWGFVFPRDSPLAVDMSTAILTLSENGDLQRIHDKWLTRAACISETDEIDSQRLHLSSFWGLFLICGTSCFLALLIYLIFVLRQYIKHAPVDKHDSSSGQTPRSGFSLQKFFSFASGKEEDVRSRSKQGEMQKPTINATVDVET
- the LOC135608319 gene encoding uncharacterized protein LOC135608319, which produces MNDPSQMMNRGFGIWPPPADDPMGFPPLPRPPPFAAGAGGGKPSRMNWKGKKVADKRKKADGGVVGPAGGGVSGYNPLGLGEHQFQNRAKARRFYPKKKFVRFAPFAPRNTTSFIMRAKKAGGIASLVSPCPVTPTILPTPSFSPTREGLVDMAKEEWGVDGYGSMKGLIRLRSPNGYEIRAGGGEEEDELDEVSSDSDVDQYLDQQHQEVERRLDHDVSRFEMVYPGEEHGSGATACLLENRVDNQDTHIARLEEENFMLKERLFLMEREMGDLRRRLQLLETRCHLGEEHHKDSGDGNNRDVRNENRSTNEEASENEEGGDVCSDRIAEDCHESGGIPMPE